In one window of Posidoniimonas corsicana DNA:
- a CDS encoding TAXI family TRAP transporter solute-binding subunit, whose amino-acid sequence MQRPISRIVRNWFAWLMAMVLVGSLAVWFITRPTLPSRILIGTAVRGGQYHEEGLRIAEALERRTGRDAEVVETSGSEENAEKLRGGEIDVAIVQAGSVSLQGLAIVTPLHRDVVHVIVRKAPDDGSPPIRSFSDLAGRDVIVGKQGSGMRRSATDVLEHYNLLGEVTLSGTHFTELLKDPDQKHAAAIVTTGVENGDLRLVLETGDFDLLPLDALALDKRYRHFEYYEIPSQLWPPVPTRTVPTVAASALVVVRENASSRLVNLLLDSIFEDSLPEYFSTLFSPQEARSLTPARLHPMTRKYHDPFGRYGVLHTVLEGLAAGKELLFALGAAIYLVWDRWRRIKERESQRQIKEQKSRLDTYLEQTLEIERAQMDVFDPTQLQRFLDDVTDIKLKALSRLTHEDLRGDRTFAIFLMQCANLISKIQLKIINCTK is encoded by the coding sequence ATGCAGCGGCCAATCTCGCGCATCGTTCGCAACTGGTTCGCGTGGCTGATGGCCATGGTGCTGGTAGGTTCGCTGGCGGTCTGGTTCATCACGCGGCCCACGCTGCCCAGCCGGATTCTGATCGGCACCGCGGTGCGCGGGGGCCAGTACCACGAGGAGGGCCTCCGGATCGCGGAGGCGTTGGAGCGGCGGACCGGCCGCGACGCCGAGGTGGTTGAGACGTCCGGCTCAGAAGAGAACGCGGAGAAGCTCCGCGGCGGCGAGATCGACGTGGCGATTGTTCAGGCCGGCTCGGTGTCGCTGCAGGGGTTGGCGATCGTCACGCCGCTGCACCGCGACGTGGTGCACGTGATCGTCCGCAAAGCCCCTGACGACGGCAGCCCGCCCATCCGATCGTTCAGCGACCTGGCCGGGCGTGACGTGATTGTCGGCAAACAGGGTTCGGGGATGCGGCGCAGCGCCACCGACGTGCTCGAGCACTACAACCTGCTGGGCGAAGTCACGCTGAGCGGGACCCACTTCACCGAGCTGCTCAAGGACCCTGACCAGAAACACGCAGCAGCGATCGTCACGACCGGCGTCGAGAACGGCGACCTGCGTCTGGTGCTGGAGACCGGCGACTTCGACCTGCTGCCCCTAGACGCGTTGGCGCTCGACAAACGCTACCGCCACTTCGAGTACTACGAGATCCCCTCCCAGCTCTGGCCCCCGGTGCCAACCAGGACCGTGCCCACGGTCGCCGCGTCGGCGCTGGTCGTCGTCCGGGAGAACGCGTCGTCGAGACTGGTGAACCTGCTCCTCGACTCGATCTTCGAGGACAGCCTGCCCGAGTACTTCTCCACGCTGTTCTCGCCGCAGGAGGCGCGCAGCCTCACCCCGGCGCGGCTGCACCCCATGACCCGCAAGTACCATGATCCTTTTGGCAGGTACGGCGTGCTCCACACGGTGCTGGAGGGGCTCGCGGCGGGTAAGGAGCTGCTGTTCGCGCTCGGCGCCGCCATCTACCTCGTGTGGGACCGCTGGCGGCGCATCAAGGAACGCGAGAGCCAGCGGCAGATCAAGGAGCAGAAGAGCCGTCTCGACACCTACCTCGAGCAGACCCTCGAGATCGAACGCGCACAGATGGACGTGTTCGATCCCACGCAGCTGCAGCGGTTCCTCGACGACGTGACCGACATCAAGCTCAAGGCGCTCAGCCGCTTGACGCACGAGGACCTCCGCGGCGACCGGACCTTCGCGATCTTCCTGATGCAGTGCGCCAACCTGATCAGCAAAATCCAGCTGAAGATCATCAACTGCACCAAGTAG
- a CDS encoding dicarboxylate/amino acid:cation symporter produces MESSSNGGHGNTTLYIVGAILLAVATAIIGPAVLGESVRPAVEVLDVGGEIFLRLLQMVVVPLVMASVMSGILGLGDVRKLGRPGAYAVSYYLCTTVLAVVTGLIVVNIVNPGRGIDPVLVEDARQEGEQTLAHVADRRQGRRIEWHNVTGDRAAAAGSSKNAAVPEEGVWSVRVAIDQVGEADTAAEARVLWSHDGDVFEEAPDGLFKAGLEPGVYTTSPVVPIPEGAEFVRLDFTPQDGGERSVVEAYLVAGAPSIGDIFKNLVLMLFTNNLLASMVEINLLPLIVFSIAFGAMLTTLGPRADTISELVLSINDALMSFILLLMRLAPLGIFCLVAARFAHAQLDGQFLTLLKTQAWYMTSVLVGLGIHALVTLPLLLWFFTRRNPWTYLRQMSQAVLTAFSTASSTATLPVTMECAETKAGVSRRSTEFVLPLGATINMDGTALYEAAAAIFIAQAYALVDPAFVLTFDKQVVIAVTATLAAIGAAGIPEAGLVTMLIVLNAVGLPLELIGLILPIDWLLDRFRTAVNTFGDSVGAAIVDKGFPPDNGAAAA; encoded by the coding sequence ATGGAGAGCTCCAGCAACGGCGGCCACGGAAACACGACCCTCTACATCGTCGGCGCCATCCTGCTGGCGGTCGCGACGGCGATCATCGGGCCGGCGGTGCTGGGGGAGAGCGTCCGCCCCGCCGTGGAGGTGCTGGATGTCGGGGGCGAGATCTTCCTGCGGCTGCTGCAGATGGTGGTCGTGCCACTGGTGATGGCGAGCGTGATGAGCGGCATCCTCGGCCTGGGAGACGTCCGCAAGCTCGGGCGGCCCGGGGCGTACGCGGTTTCGTACTACCTGTGCACCACGGTGCTGGCGGTGGTGACGGGCCTGATCGTGGTGAACATCGTCAACCCGGGCCGCGGCATCGACCCGGTGCTGGTGGAGGACGCGCGGCAGGAAGGCGAGCAGACGCTGGCCCACGTGGCGGACCGGCGCCAGGGCCGCCGCATCGAGTGGCACAACGTCACGGGCGACCGGGCGGCAGCGGCGGGGAGCAGCAAGAACGCGGCCGTACCGGAAGAGGGCGTCTGGAGCGTGCGGGTGGCGATCGACCAGGTAGGCGAGGCCGACACCGCCGCCGAGGCGCGCGTGCTCTGGAGTCACGATGGCGATGTGTTCGAAGAGGCGCCCGACGGGCTCTTCAAGGCCGGACTGGAGCCCGGGGTCTACACGACCAGCCCGGTCGTGCCGATCCCCGAGGGCGCCGAGTTCGTACGTCTGGATTTCACTCCGCAGGACGGTGGCGAGCGCAGCGTGGTCGAGGCGTACCTGGTCGCCGGGGCACCCTCCATCGGCGACATCTTCAAAAACCTGGTGCTGATGCTGTTCACCAACAACCTGCTGGCCTCGATGGTAGAGATCAACCTGCTGCCGCTGATCGTGTTCAGCATCGCGTTCGGCGCGATGCTCACTACGCTCGGGCCCAGGGCGGACACCATCTCTGAGCTGGTGCTGAGCATCAACGATGCCCTAATGAGCTTCATCCTGCTGCTGATGCGTCTGGCCCCGCTGGGCATCTTCTGCCTGGTCGCCGCGCGGTTCGCCCACGCGCAGCTCGACGGCCAGTTCCTGACGCTCCTCAAGACGCAGGCCTGGTACATGACGAGCGTGCTGGTCGGCCTGGGGATCCACGCGCTGGTGACGCTGCCCCTGCTCCTGTGGTTCTTCACCCGCCGCAACCCGTGGACCTATTTGAGACAGATGTCGCAGGCGGTCCTCACGGCGTTCTCCACCGCCAGTTCCACCGCGACGCTCCCGGTCACGATGGAGTGCGCCGAAACCAAGGCCGGGGTTTCCCGCCGCTCGACCGAGTTCGTGCTCCCGCTCGGCGCGACCATCAACATGGACGGCACCGCCCTGTACGAGGCGGCGGCGGCCATCTTCATCGCGCAGGCCTACGCCTTGGTCGACCCCGCCTTCGTGCTCACGTTCGACAAGCAGGTGGTGATCGCGGTGACCGCCACGCTGGCGGCGATCGGCGCGGCGGGGATCCCGGAAGCCGGCCTCGTCACGATGCTCATCGTGCTCAACGCGGTGGGCCTGCCGCTAGAACTGATCGGGCTGATCCTGCCCATCGACTGGCTGCTCGACCGCTTCCGCACGGCCGTCAACACGTTTGGCGATTCGGTCGGCGCCGCAATCGTCGACAAGGGGTTCCCACCCGACAACGGCGCCGCTGCCGCCTGA
- a CDS encoding protein kinase domain-containing protein — translation MSQPTPPPADRGADAPSDATREKLAQILDEYLESMENGEWPTLEELTRRHPDLAEHLPGYLEGLHLLQSSLGDSPLNGLRCDGNLLDDETVHYEAAVGVDKPTVNKRVGDFELINVIGRGGMGVVYEAWQLSLNRRVALKVLPFAAMLDERQTARFTTEAQAAAGLHHQNIVPVYAVGQQRGIHFYAMQFIDGHSLAEAIAEMRSERDGAASATDEATPRAASRIDSRSDRPPSSLGAIRGAAFFQAVARLGAEAADALDYAHRYGVVHRDVKPGNLLVDRDRKAWVTDFGLARVQSEMSMTMPGDLVGSLRYMSPEQARGRGDMIDCRTDVYGLGATLYELLTLQPAHSGEDHEELLHRVFNDDPTRPRKLNPAIPADLENIVLRAMEKRRDDRYATAEELADDLRRFLDGKPTAARRPSLADRTAKWVARRRGVAISAAAALVVVSVVSVASAIWIASAGRQTAEALRQSQASQALAEKHFEQARAVVDHFGGDLADRLSDIPGAETLRRELLSDTLGYYQRFLQSTPDDQSVASDMAATYFKSGAIAERLGETITARDFYAKAVEHWRQSPVETEQSDGAPLACLELGLGLGALARVQGQLGVVDDSEQLFGEAITILRECAIESPGDADTANALAETLSNFGLLLRRDGRSGLAASNIRESIKWLEDASRSAPEEPRYVRNIAVAKSNLSEALREHSPVEAITASRDARLAMRRLVQEYPEDTGFKADLAMTYNNLAAMQGAQGNWAAAAEGYRDAAGQIEQLVRRNPLIPRHRRELAITHSNLGLALARIGEPHESQKAFRVAEGYLIGLIGDFPQQTSYRSAMAALWNNRGVALQFAGQDEAALEAFEKAVDVQEELAEQGGISLAQASVLNRQYQNFAELLRRANRAEEGQDIERRRKELNQILDSGNIK, via the coding sequence ATGAGCCAGCCGACCCCACCGCCGGCCGACCGAGGCGCCGACGCCCCTAGCGACGCGACCCGGGAGAAGCTTGCCCAGATCCTCGACGAGTACTTGGAGTCGATGGAGAATGGGGAGTGGCCGACCCTCGAGGAGCTTACGCGGCGGCACCCCGACCTCGCAGAACATCTACCCGGCTACCTCGAGGGCCTGCACCTGCTGCAGTCGTCGCTGGGTGATTCCCCCCTCAACGGCCTGCGCTGCGATGGCAACCTGCTGGACGACGAAACCGTCCACTATGAAGCGGCGGTCGGGGTGGACAAGCCGACCGTCAACAAGCGTGTGGGCGACTTTGAGCTGATCAACGTGATCGGGCGCGGCGGCATGGGCGTCGTGTACGAGGCGTGGCAGCTCTCGCTCAACCGGCGGGTCGCGCTCAAGGTGCTGCCGTTCGCCGCGATGCTCGACGAGCGGCAGACCGCCCGCTTTACCACCGAGGCGCAGGCCGCCGCCGGCCTGCACCACCAGAACATCGTTCCCGTGTACGCGGTGGGGCAGCAGCGGGGCATCCACTTCTACGCGATGCAGTTTATCGACGGGCATTCGCTCGCCGAGGCAATCGCCGAGATGCGTTCGGAACGCGACGGCGCCGCGTCGGCCACCGACGAGGCGACCCCACGGGCCGCCTCCCGCATCGACTCGCGGAGCGACCGACCGCCATCGAGCCTGGGGGCGATCCGCGGCGCCGCGTTCTTCCAGGCGGTGGCGCGCCTGGGCGCCGAGGCTGCCGACGCGCTCGACTACGCCCACCGGTACGGCGTCGTCCACCGCGACGTCAAGCCTGGCAACCTGCTGGTCGACCGCGACCGCAAGGCGTGGGTCACGGACTTTGGCCTCGCCCGGGTGCAGTCCGAGATGAGCATGACCATGCCGGGCGACCTAGTCGGCAGCCTGCGGTACATGAGCCCCGAGCAGGCGCGGGGCCGGGGCGACATGATCGACTGCCGCACGGACGTTTACGGTCTGGGGGCGACGCTGTACGAGTTGCTAACGCTGCAGCCCGCGCACTCGGGCGAGGACCACGAGGAACTGCTGCACCGCGTCTTCAACGACGATCCGACGCGCCCCCGCAAGCTGAACCCCGCGATCCCGGCCGACCTGGAGAACATCGTTCTGCGGGCGATGGAGAAACGCCGCGACGACCGGTACGCGACTGCCGAGGAGTTGGCCGACGACCTCCGCCGGTTCCTCGACGGGAAGCCAACCGCGGCCCGCCGCCCTTCTTTGGCGGACCGCACGGCCAAGTGGGTCGCGCGCCGCCGCGGCGTGGCGATCTCGGCCGCCGCCGCCCTGGTGGTGGTGTCAGTAGTGTCAGTCGCCAGCGCGATCTGGATCGCGTCCGCGGGGCGCCAGACGGCCGAGGCGCTGCGTCAGTCGCAGGCAAGCCAGGCCCTGGCGGAGAAGCACTTCGAGCAGGCGCGAGCCGTGGTGGACCACTTCGGCGGCGACCTGGCCGACCGGCTGTCCGACATCCCGGGGGCCGAGACGCTGCGGCGCGAGCTGCTGTCCGACACCCTGGGGTACTACCAGCGGTTCCTGCAGTCGACGCCCGACGATCAGTCGGTCGCCAGCGACATGGCCGCAACCTATTTCAAGTCGGGTGCGATTGCCGAGCGGCTTGGCGAAACGATCACCGCTCGCGACTTCTACGCTAAGGCGGTGGAGCACTGGCGCCAGTCGCCTGTTGAGACCGAACAGTCCGACGGCGCACCGCTCGCCTGCCTAGAGCTCGGGCTTGGCCTGGGCGCCTTGGCGCGCGTGCAGGGGCAGCTCGGCGTGGTTGATGATTCTGAGCAGCTGTTCGGCGAAGCGATCACGATCCTCCGAGAGTGCGCCATCGAGTCCCCGGGGGACGCCGACACCGCGAACGCCTTGGCCGAGACGCTCTCCAACTTCGGGCTGCTGCTCCGCCGCGACGGGCGCAGCGGTTTGGCGGCGTCGAACATCCGCGAGTCGATCAAGTGGCTCGAAGACGCGTCGCGTTCCGCGCCGGAGGAGCCCCGCTACGTACGCAACATCGCGGTTGCGAAGAGCAACCTCAGTGAGGCCCTCCGGGAGCATTCTCCGGTCGAGGCGATCACCGCCAGCCGGGACGCGCGGTTGGCGATGCGGCGCCTCGTGCAGGAGTACCCCGAGGATACCGGTTTCAAGGCCGACCTGGCGATGACCTACAACAACCTGGCGGCCATGCAGGGAGCACAGGGCAACTGGGCGGCCGCGGCCGAGGGGTACCGCGACGCCGCCGGTCAGATCGAGCAGCTCGTGCGTCGCAACCCATTGATCCCGCGTCACCGCCGCGAGCTGGCGATCACCCACAGCAACTTGGGCCTGGCCCTCGCCCGGATCGGGGAACCGCACGAGAGTCAGAAAGCCTTCCGGGTTGCCGAGGGGTACCTGATCGGGCTGATCGGCGATTTTCCGCAACAGACCAGCTACCGCAGCGCTATGGCGGCGCTGTGGAACAACCGCGGGGTGGCCCTGCAGTTCGCCGGCCAAGACGAGGCCGCCCTGGAAGCCTTCGAGAAGGCCGTGGACGTGCAAGAGGAGCTGGCCGAGCAGGGTGGCATTTCGCTGGCCCAGGCAAGTGTGCTAAACCGGCAGTACCAGAACTTCGCAGAGCTGCTCCGCAGGGCCAATCGGGCCGAGGAGGGGCAGGACATCGAGCGGAGGAGGAAAGAGCTGAATCAGATCCTCGACTCTGGTAATATCAAGTAG
- a CDS encoding sigma-70 family RNA polymerase sigma factor, translating to MEPSSPSQLPALLLDRALAGSKSSLGRLMGLYSEYLKYVASSRMDDRLRRRVSASDVVQESFYEAHRDFSRFRGDSPEQFVGWMRRILVNNLMRVVERNLVAAKRDVRREVSLDRLRRGVEQSSWRFSALLASDEETPSTDLRRQETQTAMAAVLAKLPEDYRRVIRLRNIEGLSFADVAEQMDRTSGAARMLWLRALEQLRAEYAGTDEE from the coding sequence ATGGAACCGTCCAGCCCCTCCCAGCTCCCTGCGCTGCTGCTTGACCGAGCGCTGGCCGGTTCGAAATCATCGCTGGGGCGGCTGATGGGGCTCTATTCTGAGTACCTGAAGTACGTTGCCTCGTCCCGGATGGACGACCGCCTGCGACGCAGGGTGAGCGCGTCGGACGTGGTGCAGGAGTCGTTCTACGAAGCCCACCGGGACTTCAGCAGATTCCGCGGCGACTCGCCGGAGCAGTTTGTGGGCTGGATGCGTCGGATCCTGGTGAACAACCTTATGCGAGTGGTTGAACGCAACCTAGTCGCCGCGAAGCGCGATGTGCGGCGGGAGGTCTCGCTGGACCGGTTGCGGCGTGGCGTGGAGCAGTCGTCCTGGCGGTTCTCGGCTCTTCTCGCCAGCGACGAGGAAACCCCCAGCACCGACCTCCGCCGGCAGGAAACCCAGACCGCCATGGCGGCGGTGCTCGCGAAGCTGCCTGAGGACTACCGCCGCGTGATCCGGCTCCGCAACATCGAGGGGCTGTCGTTCGCTGATGTCGCCGAGCAGATGGACCGCACCTCGGGCGCGGCGCGGATGCTGTGGCTGCGGGCGTTGGAGCAGTTGCGGGCCGAGTATGCTGGGACGGACGAAGAATGA
- a CDS encoding aldo/keto reductase: MPSNFPTEHRPLGNTGLRVSGIALGCWPIAGVTTLGANDADSIATIQEAVAGGINFIDTAYVYGPRGESELLIAQALEGRRDEVVIATKGGIHYEDGEMTQDARPATLRAECEESLRRLATDRVELLYLHSPDPNVPIEESAGALKQLQDEGKTVSVGASNCSLEQLQAFHAVCPLAAVQLPYNMLQRDIEKRTLPWCQENGVAAASYWPFMKGLLAGKLPEDGELAPDDNRRKYPMYQGEEWVKNQSFVSRLREAAELTGNTVAQLVVNWTMHQPGVTSVLCGAKRPWQIRETAGAASWRLTDEQLAIIEQAFAERGDAETNRTFE; this comes from the coding sequence ATGCCTAGCAACTTCCCAACCGAGCACCGTCCTCTGGGAAACACCGGCCTGCGCGTGAGCGGCATCGCGCTGGGGTGCTGGCCTATCGCAGGGGTGACGACGCTGGGCGCCAATGACGCCGACAGCATCGCCACGATCCAAGAGGCGGTCGCTGGCGGGATCAACTTCATCGACACAGCCTACGTTTACGGCCCGCGAGGGGAGAGCGAGCTGCTGATTGCGCAAGCCCTCGAGGGGCGCCGCGACGAGGTGGTGATCGCCACCAAAGGTGGGATCCACTACGAAGACGGCGAGATGACTCAGGACGCCCGGCCCGCCACGCTGCGAGCGGAGTGCGAGGAGAGCCTCCGCCGGCTCGCCACGGACCGCGTTGAGCTGCTGTACCTCCACTCGCCCGACCCCAACGTGCCGATTGAGGAATCGGCCGGCGCCCTCAAGCAGCTGCAGGACGAGGGGAAGACCGTCTCGGTGGGAGCGTCGAACTGCTCGCTGGAACAGCTGCAGGCGTTTCACGCGGTCTGTCCGCTGGCGGCCGTGCAGCTGCCGTACAACATGCTGCAGCGGGACATTGAAAAGCGGACGCTGCCGTGGTGTCAGGAGAACGGCGTCGCGGCGGCCTCCTACTGGCCGTTCATGAAGGGGCTGTTGGCGGGCAAGCTGCCGGAGGACGGCGAGCTGGCGCCCGACGACAACCGCCGCAAGTACCCCATGTACCAAGGGGAAGAGTGGGTCAAGAACCAGTCGTTCGTCTCGCGGCTCCGCGAGGCCGCCGAGCTCACCGGTAACACGGTGGCCCAGCTCGTTGTCAACTGGACCATGCACCAGCCCGGCGTGACGTCGGTCCTATGTGGGGCCAAGCGGCCTTGGCAGATCCGTGAGACCGCCGGCGCCGCTAGCTGGCGGCTCACCGACGAGCAGCTTGCGATCATTGAGCAGGCATTCGCCGAGCGGGGCGACGCGGAGACGAACCGGACCTTCGAGTAG
- a CDS encoding ferrochelatase, with the protein MPGDYDAILVVSFGGPEGPEDVLPFLENVLRGKNVPRERMMEVAEHYQSFGGVSPINEQNRRLIAALEEELARRGPKLPIYWGNRNWRPLLPDTLNRMAEDGVKRAIAFFTSAFSSYSGCRQYRENIAEAQQTVGPDAPRVDKLRMFYNHPAFVEVNAENLRAALDRIPTDRRDDALVLFSAHSIPMSMADNCRYQQQLAESSRLVAEAVGHPKYELVYQSRSGPPQQPWLEPDVCDVIEERHSEGTAADVVVLPIGFVSDHMEVIYDLDTEAKELCERLGIGFQRAATVGVHPKFVGMIRDLVVERTTDGAARPALGDLGPSHDVCPVDCCTYTPRRPPVAKS; encoded by the coding sequence TTGCCCGGCGATTACGACGCGATTCTGGTGGTCTCGTTCGGCGGACCCGAAGGCCCTGAAGATGTGCTGCCCTTCCTGGAGAACGTGCTCCGCGGAAAAAATGTGCCGCGCGAGCGGATGATGGAGGTGGCGGAGCACTACCAGTCGTTCGGCGGGGTCAGCCCGATCAACGAGCAAAACCGGCGGTTGATCGCAGCGCTGGAGGAGGAACTGGCGCGTCGCGGACCGAAGCTGCCGATCTATTGGGGTAACCGCAACTGGCGCCCGCTGCTGCCGGACACGCTCAATCGCATGGCTGAGGATGGCGTGAAGCGGGCGATTGCGTTCTTCACCAGTGCGTTCAGCAGCTACTCGGGCTGCCGCCAGTACCGGGAGAACATCGCGGAAGCTCAGCAGACGGTCGGCCCAGACGCCCCGCGGGTCGATAAGCTGCGGATGTTCTACAACCACCCGGCGTTTGTTGAGGTCAACGCGGAAAACCTGCGTGCGGCCCTGGATCGTATTCCTACCGATCGCCGCGATGACGCGCTGGTGCTGTTCTCGGCTCACAGCATCCCGATGTCGATGGCGGACAACTGCCGCTACCAGCAGCAGCTCGCCGAGTCGAGCCGGTTGGTCGCCGAGGCGGTTGGCCACCCGAAGTACGAGCTCGTCTACCAGTCGCGTAGCGGACCACCCCAGCAGCCTTGGCTCGAGCCGGACGTGTGCGACGTCATCGAAGAACGCCACTCCGAGGGCACCGCCGCGGATGTTGTGGTGCTGCCGATCGGCTTCGTGTCGGACCACATGGAAGTGATCTACGACCTCGACACCGAGGCGAAGGAGCTGTGCGAGCGTCTGGGGATCGGGTTTCAACGCGCGGCAACGGTCGGCGTCCACCCGAAGTTCGTGGGCATGATCCGCGACCTGGTCGTCGAGCGCACGACCGACGGCGCAGCGCGCCCGGCGCTGGGCGACCTCGGCCCAAGCCACGATGTCTGCCCTGTCGACTGTTGCACCTACACGCCCCGTCGCCCTCCTGTAGCCAAGTCCTGA
- the csrA gene encoding carbon storage regulator CsrA, whose product MLVLSRKKNESIVINDDITIVVVEIRGDKVRLGVEAPKEVPVHRNEVYEAIRRSQQPEPSGPGAAEQGVSRSVDEPDSSPAE is encoded by the coding sequence ATGTTGGTCCTGTCCAGGAAGAAGAACGAGAGTATTGTCATCAATGATGACATTACGATCGTTGTCGTTGAAATCCGCGGGGACAAAGTGCGCCTTGGCGTGGAAGCGCCCAAAGAGGTGCCCGTGCATCGCAACGAGGTGTACGAAGCGATCCGCCGGAGCCAACAGCCTGAGCCTTCGGGACCTGGCGCCGCCGAGCAGGGCGTTTCGCGTTCCGTCGACGAACCTGATAGCAGCCCCGCTGAGTAA
- a CDS encoding DUF2167 domain-containing protein, with amino-acid sequence MSNSPWRLVRNLAAVAVVSVAAVTSGVAVAAGEETPPADLEAAMEQMRQWQKQFEGSLDRKTGVVELPGGMASLDLGQEYYYLSPADARRVLTEAWGNPAAGETLGMIFPAEYSPLDEECWGVTIDYTEDGYVSDEDANSIDYDQLLKDMQAGTVEENKQREQAGFEPIRLVGWASPPRYDAAEHKLHWAKELQFGESETNTLNYNIRALGRKGVLELNFVADMSQLPEIERRRGDVMSAVSFNPGYRYSEFDPSIDKIAAYGIGGLVAGKVLVKTGLLLKLALIFKKFWIVLLLAGGAVAKKLFGGKSDSPAPGTT; translated from the coding sequence ATGTCGAACTCTCCCTGGCGGCTCGTCCGCAACCTTGCCGCCGTCGCGGTCGTGTCCGTTGCTGCCGTAACGTCGGGTGTTGCGGTCGCTGCCGGCGAAGAAACTCCGCCCGCCGATCTGGAGGCCGCGATGGAGCAGATGCGGCAGTGGCAGAAGCAGTTCGAGGGCTCGCTCGACCGGAAGACGGGCGTTGTCGAGTTGCCTGGGGGGATGGCGAGCCTGGACCTTGGGCAGGAGTACTACTACCTCTCTCCGGCCGACGCCCGCCGCGTGCTGACGGAGGCCTGGGGCAACCCCGCTGCGGGCGAGACCCTCGGCATGATCTTCCCCGCGGAGTACTCGCCGCTCGACGAGGAGTGTTGGGGCGTGACGATCGACTACACCGAAGACGGGTACGTCTCGGACGAGGACGCCAACTCCATCGACTACGACCAGCTGCTCAAGGACATGCAAGCGGGCACGGTTGAAGAGAACAAGCAGCGCGAGCAGGCTGGCTTCGAACCGATTAGGCTTGTGGGTTGGGCGTCGCCGCCGCGGTACGACGCCGCCGAGCACAAGCTGCACTGGGCGAAGGAGCTCCAGTTTGGTGAATCGGAGACCAACACCCTCAACTACAACATCCGTGCGTTGGGTCGCAAGGGCGTGCTGGAGCTCAACTTCGTCGCCGACATGAGCCAGCTGCCGGAGATCGAACGCCGCCGCGGCGATGTGATGTCGGCGGTCTCATTCAACCCCGGCTACCGCTACTCAGAGTTCGACCCGTCGATTGACAAGATCGCCGCCTACGGAATCGGCGGGCTGGTCGCGGGCAAGGTGCTGGTCAAGACTGGGCTGCTGCTCAAGCTCGCCCTGATCTTCAAGAAGTTCTGGATCGTGCTGCTGCTGGCGGGCGGAGCGGTCGCGAAAAAGCTGTTCGGCGGCAAGTCCGACAGCCCCGCGCCAGGCACGACCTGA